In Gadus morhua chromosome 2, gadMor3.0, whole genome shotgun sequence, the DNA window GCCGAGTACACAGCGCGGTTCTTGGAGTTGAGGTGGTTGTCCACGATGGCGGGCACCAGGTGGTTTAGCACCCCGGACAGGTTGTCCTTCAGCAGGCGCACCATCCCCTGCAGGGCCTCCAGGGCGTAAAGGTTCACCTTACGGTTGGACTCCAGCAGGCGGTCTCTGAAGAGGTCAAACACCTGGGGGAGCGGGGAGAAACGGGTAACAGGTGAACAAAAAGGGGACAGGAGGGAGTCCCACCAGGAAAGGGGATAAGGGCGAGTGTGAGGTAGTGGGCGTTTACGAGCGGTGGGGGGTTTTACGGAGCGGGAACAGGCTGCGGATGACCATGCTGGGGTTGTGCTGGCAGTCGGCCACCAGCTGGTCGAGGCCTTTGATGCGCTCCCTGAAGTCCTTGGACTCCAGCAGAACGGTGAGCTGCCTGATGTACTCAGCCTTGTCTTCGATGATGGGCCCCTGAGGTTTGGAGCTGTACTTGCAGTTGGGCTCCCTGGAGGGTACCACAAAATATAATGTCATGAAACTGCATACATACTtactacatatatatgtatgatcTTGGAAATAAGATAAAAGATATTCTTAAAGTTTGCTTCAAGTTGAGAAAACGaacaaatgcataaataaatataggaGAGACATTGCAAACAAAAGCCATCATGTGTGCTCTGGAACACGACCCCGAGAGAGGAGCTGACCTCATAGCATAAGTAAGGCTTTTACTTTCACCAACATATTTCCAAGGTGGCTGTCATGCGTCTGGGAGGAGTCTcacctgggggtggtggtggtggcggtgttggtgggagtggcagtggtggtggtggggctgggggctATGGTCGGTTTGGGGAGCTTCCTTTGGAGTGTCGAGGCCCTGGCGGTGCCACTGCCGGGAAGCGAGGCTGGGGTCTGGGGCGTCTCAcccagaccctgaccctgaccctgaccctgacacaacaaacacaacaacaacaacgttcaCCAGACCCGTCACCAAGCGGTAGGGTGGGGCGAGAGGGCGGGGCCTTCCGCACCTTTGCCTTGAGTCCACTGACCGCCTTGCGGGCGGCGGAAAGGTCCTTGGTTGGGATGTTCTTCTCCAGCAGGCTATCAAAGTCCCGGTGGGAGGACAGGAACACCAACATCCGGCGGCCAAAGGACCtgaagggggaggagtgagACCGGCACGTCACCGAGCCGTTGGACACACGCCAAAGCCTTCAGCCAACACAGGAAGCCACCGGGGGCTCTACGTGCCTGGGTTCCGGGGAGGAGTCCAGGGCCAGCTTGACCATGGCCGGGAGGATTCTGTCCGTCACGTCCTTCCCTCCGGACAGCAGGCGGGCCACGCCCACCCTCTCCAGAAGGTCGGCCAGGTGCTGGGCGGCGCACTTCCTCACCGCCGCGCTCAGGTGgctgcagacgcacacaggctCAACATGAAGGacgcacacaaagagacacaaacCACAGAAGTACACAACGGACGGAGATAAGGAAACATCGGCTAGACCTCTGGAGTATCCTACCTACCATTCCAAAGCAGATTAAGGATGTTAGAAACGTTTCCTTTGACACTCAAGTCCTGTTTAAATGtctattttttctgttgtgCGTTTGCATCTGCCGCTGATTCTTTGTACTTTATATAAATCACAGATTTGATCTTGCAATGCCGTTACTGTGGTAGATATACTAGAAAACATAACAAGGCGCaatacagtgtgtttgtgtctgcgttgtgcgtgtgcgtgcagccCCCTGACCTCAAACCCCCGTCCAGGAAGGCGTTGATGCAGCGTGCCGGCGTGCAGTGCCGCACCATGTGGCCCAGCGCTGCGTCCACTTCCTCCCGGATGAAGGCGTTGCTCTCGGCCGCCTTGTGCAGCAGCGCCCTGGCCGTGGTGTCCACCTCCGTGTCCATAGCCCGCTGCAGGTGGCAGTACAGGACGCCCAGCGTGCACACGGCTACGCGGgaccaggcccggttccagaacagaatgccttggggtgcatctgagattacagggggtgcaccagtactatacaaaccagctacccagcttcagttcagacttcgctttttacAGGCCTttctaccatagacaagcacttctgcgtagttctactgacatgttgagacaacaaacaattactgtgcttaaaagatggtatcatatcatgtcttgtgatgtggagaacatttcagctgcaacatttgcttattgatatcttagttAGCTTTGAATATGtgataggtttttgatatgtgtgatgtgtgagttgtaaaaaagaacagaattctacacaaaaaaaaaaacgtgactgcaattcaaaaataacgtttattttttataaattggggcaggatatttgacataacaaataattttacattgccacttaaaaataaaacagattttagctgaacaaggaaagaacactatcagactttgaactttgtcCAAAAAGTAATCAGTATAATTCTTAAAGTTAACATAacagtaaataaatacaataaaaagaaatatgggttcttatgaacataatacatttaatacattaataaaagAAGCTGTTGTTGACATATATGAACAAATAATTTTACAATGTCATTCAAATTGTAACAACTACCAGTATGTAGACATCAGGCTGTCAGCAGCCATTTTCTCAAACTGTCCCAGGTTCCAAGACAGGGGCACACTTGATCCACCAGGGGGCACAGGATCCTTGTTGGACAGTCAAAAGTCAAAGGTTAAACTATGTACATAACAAAttgtacattattatatttaatacaaacaaGGTATTCCCCCCTCAGTAGAATAAAATGACTAACAttactagggctgggtatcactaggtaccccacgatacgatactatcacgatattttacccacgataacgataatatcacgatacagcgattctgcgattatcgatatattgcaagaaatttcacccacgatacatcacgatatctgtgtcactgaagaaattcagaatttattacaaaaacattttatgcaaagtaacagaaaattagaaaacaaaataaatgcagaaaacatttcattgcttagtttcattcgctctgtttacagtggatttatcgcaatggcgaggcgcacacagcctttagccgtgttctgtaaatattctagaacacacgggagtcctggagctctatatcaaaatattatcatatagcctacatagatatctatataatatatattataaccgccaaaagatgtgtgatccgatattatgaatctcaaacgaccgcgttgggttctccgacgttcctggttcttcaacgtcctcatcaatgtgaagtagactgaaccacgacaaggaggagaaagggattgttcccgggcagcgcttaggcacctccgcctccggcggtggtccctcagcgggtctcaagctggagacattcgccgccaacaatccctttctcctccatgtcgtggttcatgttcttgagggagtcaaagccaaagttccttccccccaattcattctcaaccttggctgagataacccctaatacgagtctcgttgtagaaataccagagacgagagtccgacagaacggttatccaaataacaaggaagtgtacaacacttgcgatacagtcctggagctctatatctaaataatatcatataatacatagaaatctatataatttaatacatattatcacggccaaaagcggtgtgcgcctccagacgatataatgaatcacaaacgactttgtcgggttctgcgacgtctctggttcttccactttcacatcaacctgaagtcgactgaaccgcgcgctgccggctgcccgctgccgggcgatggtgcctcgcggcaaccggcggcatgacgcagttcatgtacttcagccagtcaaagccaaagttcctttctcccaattccttctcaaccatggctgagataacataacccccacaacagtctcgttgtggaaatacaagacacgtcaaagaaccgacaagaagtgtattcacacaaacacacacacgagtggcgctcgcacggtcgagtctcattggcgggccaacgtctctgggcgggccaggcagagtaaggggaggagctgagattcctgatgacgtcaagaatacagacattccaaatcagcgcacttgagcctccgttttttcaaaggcgagcagaacagctagtgctcgttttacaccaaacgcaagttttagcaattgggggaccataggcaggctaggggaactcatatttatgttaaaacctcataaagtgagattttcatgtcatgggacctttaaatatcgatatttggcgtcagcatatcgataacgtcccgcaagacgaaatatcgcgatatgtcgcagtatcgatattttggcacacccctaaaCATTACCCAACAACTATAGCAGTGTAGGATACATAATCAtgttaaaataaacataatacttGATACAATAAAATCTGAAATGTGATTACAAAAAATATTTCTTACCCTCAGAAGAGCTGCAGCCTCCTTGAAGCTGTGCTGAATCTTCTTAGCAGCGTCTCTTTCCACTCTCCAGTTAACTTCTTGGTGAGGTCCTTCTCCACAGCAATCTGGATGAGACAGGCTTTTCTTTTGTGGAGCATGCTCCTTCTGTGTTCACTGAACACATTTTTGAGAGTTGAAAATGAATTTTCACATGTTGCAGTTGATGCACCGAAGGTAAGGCTCAGCTTGAGTGTTTTTAGCACAGTAGGCATGGCTGCTAGAGGCTCACAGTATCGTATCAAAATGTCCTGTGTAGTCCAGTTGTCATTTGATTTGGCCATTTCGTCCTGCAGAAACTGCTGTGCTACAGCAAACTCAGCTTCCTTCATCTCTGTGCCTGTTAGGTCAAGCAGTGGTCtcactttgtttgtgttcaggaAATCTTCACTCCCTGGGTGTAAGGTGCACAGGGCCTGCACCAGTTGGCTGTTTCTTACGCTGAATCTTGCTTTAATCTCTCCCACTACAGCATCCAAAGTAGGGATGGGACGATACACTTAAACTCACGATACGATGCACCTCGATATGCCAGGGTCACGAAACGATATGTCACGATACGATATCAAAAAAGACAAACTATTACTGCGTAATTACaacgtatttatttttgttttagttgcacACTAGGAAACACACGGCCCAacctttcaaacacaaacaagaacacTTAACCCTACATTACGTTAGCTCAGCCTCTTTTAAGTCATGGCCCTGGCCTAGGACTGGTTCTTCTTCAGAAAAACTAACATATCGACATGTTCTGGTGTAATTAGTGATCTTTGAGCACACACAATGTCTCCTGCCGTCGAAAAGACCCGTTCACTGGGCACTGACGTAGCAGGAATGCAAAGGTAGGCTTTGGCAAGGGGGGCAAGTATGGGGTAAGCATATGCATTAACTTTCCACGACTCAAGTGGACTACTGTTGAGTGGGATAGGAATCCCATTTCTGTAGGCGACTATCTCCATTTCAATCCCTCTGCTGGACTGCACTGGCTCAAGAGTAGTGTAGGAGCTCCCAAGGAGATCTTCTAGCGCTGTCTTCTTTGGTGGGGGAGGCTGTGTCACATCCTGCATCTGCCTTTCTCCTTCTACTGGCTCTGCTCCCTGTGCCGTCTCAACCTCGACCATGGCCTGCTCTGCTGCTCCTGGTGTTGAAGCACTGGCCCTCGTTGTTCTTTCATCAGTGTCACTggtctaaaaaaataaaatagaaaaactaGCTCAAACATTTGTctttcaatcacacacacacacacacacacacacacacacacacacacacacacacacacacacacacacacacacacacacacactctctctctctgtcacacacactctctctctctccctccctcggatcgactaatttaaaaaaaacaatcgatATGAGAAATACGTTTTCAGGCTGTAgcctacacatacacagttacacacacgctcagcacacctcttttttttaatgaaagttAGTCTACCTGGTTGCGTGGCAAATGAGGTCCTGCAGCTTTTTCACGTATCCGGGCATAGACGGACTCGCGTTGTTCATTATTCAGATGGGACAGGCTTCGGAATCGTGGGTCAAGCGCTGTGCACTCCTGCAGCATATCATTACAGTCCCCAGAATACCGGTCCGAGATGTCGCGTAGGATTGCGCTTTTCATGTTGGCGATGGTCTGTGTGTCATTTTCGTCTGGTGACATGCTTTGCTCGATCATGTACTTCAGTGGCATTATAAGTGAAACAGTGGGCTCTTTTTCATCACAGACAACTGTTGTGGCTGTCTTCAGTGGCTTAAGCAGTTTCACTATGTCTTCTACATCTGATATATCAGTGTAATCCAGGGTGTCGATTTCTCTGGCATTCCTTCGGATTTCTGGGCTGCTGAGCGCTGCTGAAACAGCTGCTTGTTGTTCCAGGTAGCGCGCAAGCATTTCGTACGTGCTATTCCACCTGGTCTGGACATCGGTGATGAGCTTATGCCGAGGCAGCTCCAACTGGGTTTGCTTGTTGGCCAGGACGGCGGTGGCCGTGGTGCTCTTGTGAAAGAATGTAGTTACTCTTCGCACACGGCCAAGAAGGCGCGCGACGCGGGATACAGCCAAGCCTCGCTTACTGGCCAGATTCACAACGTGCGCCAAGCACTTGATGTGAGGATGGAGaccgctctctctcactgcaaTGTCCATGTTGCTTGCGTTGTCTGTGACACAAGCGATGGTTGTTTGTGGCCTCGTTAGCTCCCACTCTCTCAGTGCATTTCTCAACACGTGAGCTATGTTAACACCAGTATGACTTTCACTTAACTCACGAGTTTGCAACACAAAGCTTTTACTCTCCCATTTCTCGTCGATGACTTGTGCCGTGATGGTGATATAACTCTGTGTTGCACGCGACGTCCAGCCGTCGGTGGTCAGGGCGATGCAGTCGGCATTTTTGAGACACTCTTTCACgctttgtttggtttcattGTAAATTTCCGGAATAACCTTCTCTGAAAAATGTCCTCGGCATGGCACCTTAAACTTGGGCTCCAGCACCTTGAACATTTGGATGAATTTTCTGTTCTCTACAATGTTAAATGGAGCCATATAGTCCGCTATGAACTCGCCAATGAGCCTGGTTATCTGTTTTGCACGCGGACTTGACAGGGGTAGAGTTGGTGTCAGTGCTTGTTTCATGGTCAGTTGTCCCTTCGGTAGGTTTGTTTTCTCTGGGGCCTTCTTCACATCTTTATGGTGACGTTGAAGGTGGTGGCCCATGTTTGtcgtgttggaggtggtgtacGGAGTGACGGCATTGCATAGCTTACACACAGTCTTAGTCTGGTCAGTTACTCTATTGCCgtctttgtcttttttaatGAGAAAGCCGAAATACTGCCAGACAAATGACCTGTATCCAGGCGGAGCGTCCTCAATTTCGACCTCATTCGACTCCATTGTCCGGCGGTTTGAGGGCAAGGTAGTTGCTGCTAACGCATGCGCTGT includes these proteins:
- the LOC115557123 gene encoding TOG array regulator of axonemal microtubules protein 1-like — translated: MDTEVDTTARALLHKAAESNAFIREEVDAALGHMVRHCTPARCINAFLDGGLSHLSAAVRKCAAQHLADLLERVGVARLLSGGKDVTDRILPAMVKLALDSSPEPRHVEPPVASCVG
- the LOC115556880 gene encoding zinc finger BED domain-containing protein 1-like; this encodes MPLKYMIEQSMSPDENDTQTIANMKSAILRDISDRYSGDCNDMLQECTALDPRFRSLSHLNNEQRESVYARIREKAAGPHLPRNQTSDTDERTTRASASTPGAAEQAMVEVETAQGAEPVEGERQMQDVTQPPPPKKTALEDLLGSSYTTLEPVQSSRGIEMEIVAYRNGIPIPLNSSPLESWKVNAYAYPILAPLAKAYLCIPATSVPSERVFSTAGDIVCAQRSLITPEHVDMLVFLKKNQS